The genomic stretch CACACAAAAGTCGGTCACACACAACAATTAAATACGCCTCCATGCCGTGCTACTTGCCTGCCTGCCCAACACACACCTCTTCCTGAACACCGGCCCCCTCTTCAACATATCCATTCGCTCAGCATCCttcacacccacacccaccaccatccaACATATCTTCGACCGCggatcttgcccttgcccttctttttctcttcgtTTCTTTCTGTGTccatttcttctctttcctctttctcttctgttCCTTATGTATAACCGGCCTTGCCTTTATTCTCCCcttccttttttctctttttattttcttattCGATTTTGCCAGACGTTCTATCCACAATAGTCTGTAGTCGCTCTCTATATTTTTTGGAGTATAGGCTTAATCGCACACCTACCACACCATCACCAAACCACCACACACAAATACGCACACACACCCATCTGCGTCATCAACCATCGTCACGACATATATTCTTCACCCCTCCGTTCCTTTACTCTCGTCTCGTTTACTTATCTAACtgttatattttttgtttcttcttccttggATTCATCGGCCCTGGCAAGGCCCCCTTGTATGTTTCATGGAGGATAGCCTTAGGATTCCCTATGTATAATGAAATAGAAGAGCGCGGAAGCTCATGAATTATGCTAATTTGGCAGCGCTTTGCGTCTCGGAACATCAGTCTGTCAAGTCTTGCACAATGCACACGAACATAGGTTTGTTtccttttggtttttgttcttttgttCGAAAGCGCGCACGCGTACGCTCGGTTCGTCAGTGTGCCTCATTCATTGtgttttgtctttttttttttcttttctcattcGTCTAGCTTCTTCGGCTCATGCCTCCATAATGAAGATTGACAATTACACGCTGGCCAGTAAGGCACAAAGAAGACTATTTTCCGTCATTAGTATGGAGGACGTGAGAACAGGCACAAACCCTTCCCCGAAGATGATCTCAGACCCCTTACGGCCTACACGCAAGCCGGATCGTCGCATTGACTGAAGTTGATAATGCCCGTAAAATTATTGATAGGTCCTATTCCGGCATAATGAGTTTTCGTTATGAGACGTCAGTTGGCAGAAAAAGTGATGAATGAATAATATCATCAACACGCGAAAGAAAGGGGGGTATTGTTGAGTGATGTGAGTTAACTACTATTGAATTCAACTCTGTCGTGAAACACTAATCACATACCGGGAACGCCTCCTACGATTTGGAGGAATGACCAATCCCAAGGACCTATATTATGATACCAGAGATTTATTAGCCCATAGGGTACACAAAACATTGATCGTGcgcaaaagaagaaatgatTGATGGAAATCCGGATAATCACCTATACATGAGCCTACACCGCAATTCACAGCGATTTTCTCTGCGCCATTGACCACGGATAGCGTATTCATCGGTGGAACAAAGTTTACGGCCTGAATGTGTCAATTTCGATGAGTGTTTCGGTCAGTTAGGAACAAAACTCGTGTTGAACCATAAAGGAAAACCTGTTTAACTGACAGAGGTCAGCACACCATTTCCAGGGACTTTGAGTGTATCAGGATAGCTCTTAATTAAAGTAAAAAAGATATCGTCAGTGATTATTGTTCGACACAATGAACATGAGGCGCTGGCGTGCATGCGTTCTGCAAAATAAAGCGGCTTGCCTGATCAATTATGACCCCGAATTGGCGTATGCCCATCGCGTTATTTCCCTTGGGTCAAGGTGTTCAAAGTGAGCCTGGTTTGAATTCAGATTCGAATCAGACCGCACTACCCACCGAGTAGGTGATATTGGTGACTGTACTATTCGTGGCTAAAGCTTTGGTCTTGATACGAAGTGCCTGATCACTGACCGCAGTCGTCATATCAATAAGGCCTTTGTGTGGAAAGGGAGTAGAAAATTGACGTACTTTTCAATGATGGTGTTGCCTGAAATTAATATACCAGAGACGATAACGTTCGAGTCGATGGATCCCTAAATGACACATTGAGAATAAAACGAGTAAGAAAATCAATAAGCAACGGACGACTGAAATTCCATGACCATTAATACATGTGTTATTTTGAAAGATTATGTTCGATCCTTTATTGATGGCCAAACAATCATCCTAATGGACGATTAGCCCTGAGTCGTCTTTCATCTAGTGATACTCATTTACCTGATTGTGAATGATACTGATATGGAATTGTGTAGCTTTTAACTTAATTCTGCATGTATATGTCGCACAGTACTGACCTATTTTGAATGGTAAGATCCGTAGTACTGCAGTCAAAGCCATCTGTGTTGTGACCTTCGGCCTTTGAGCATAAATGGCGATGATAGCTTGTCGGAACTACTGAATACTAACCGGCAGGTAGGCCATTACTTTGATCATTTGGAACATCTCCTTGTGCTTCAGGATGCTGGTTAGGACATGAGCAATAATCATAGTGACGCAACGCACAGTTGTCAATGACGAGGTCCGTCATAACTAAAGGGGCTGGATTGGAGACCGAATACACGCGGGAGGGCGAATTGACCACTGTGACGTTCTGAGAAATTCCTAAGACGTCGATATGCGGTTATAAGTTGAAAGCCATTGAGACCACACACCGCATAAACACCGGATATCTTAATTCTTGTGAAGGCGTAAGGGAAACAATAGCATGAATAGTAACAAGGAATTTAAAACCAACTTCATCATCGGCGCTGGTTTCACAATACCACCATTTTCGCCTAACCCGTCCTTTTTCCGAGACGATAAGTAGGTAAATAGAATCGGCAAGTACATTAACGACGTACCCAATAAAATGGACCACCACCATCGAATCTATGACCATTTCCATTGACTTAGGACAGTCATTAGAAGCTCCTTGGAAAGGAGCGCAACTTTCTCACATGTTATTGATTTCCCGCTGAGGAATTTTTCTTAGCACCTCGACCTACTGTAAGTCAAAATGATCCCCCGCACCTAATGGTGAAAAGAGGTCCTTCCCAACTGAGATTTCCAAAGAATATATCGCCATCTGTGAGTACACCCTGAATGTAGATATCTTTCAGTTGAATTAAGAATAAACCCACTCATAGTGACCGTTGTGCCCGTTTTCAGATTCAATGTCAGACCTTGACCTGCTGGAACTGTAAATGTGTTGAGGACAACAGTAGTGCAGTTGACGGCCGCAGCAACATCTGCCATaaaatcatcaaaaaaatagcataTAAGCGCATTTCGACTGTGGAATAATTTGAATGTACCATCAAACGAGTTAATGGTGCCAATGCATGGTGGCGTAGCAGCCAACGTCAATGATAGGATTCGACCGAAAGTAAGATAAGAGAAGAGACTCAGACATCCTTGTCGTTTCATCATTCAGATTGTGGGCTTCCACGAATTGTCACGGTGAGGTATATAACCAGACCAGTGTGTGTGAAATGCACCCCCTCGGGTGAGCCGTCGTTCCACGATTCCGTTGGGGAGTGGCCATTAGATTTCACATGTTCTAAGTAGGTACGAAGGAACAGGTGGTCTGTAACCATTTCAGTAGCGAATATATGCGATGTAAAATTGGAACTGCGCACCACATAAGTTGATCATGGATCTATCTGTGATAGTGCAGCTCAGATTCAAACCAAGCGCCCCCTGAACAAGAGGTTCAAGCTGCTTGACCTTGTGTAAGTCATCCATTTCAACTTAATTTCATGATCCCAGAGGTGATGAAAGGCCCAAGGGACTGCTAAAACCAAAAGCGTAACGATGGTGCCAGCGTGGCGGAGGTTGCGACGTGTGCCTAGTGTCTCTTGAAATCGGTTTTAACCAAGGGGGATTAAAATGCGTATATAGAAAGACGAAATCAGAGCCAATACTGCGAAAACATCTTAAACAAGGTGCATTCAGAACGAAGATTGGAGCCAACAAAATTAGCCCAACAGCTTGAAAATATTTGTAAGCGAAACCCCTATGAAAACACAGCATGACGTAATATCGAGCTGAGCCGTACTAGATTCAGCAATACCTTGCTTCGTTTGCCATGGTTCAATAGGTACAGGAAAATGGAATATCAGCAATCCTGTTTTATATCACGCACAGAACATATGTAAAGGCTTTGTCAATTGGTATATACATCACAATCGTAAAGTCAGGGAGGCCTGATGGATCCCGATATGGCTAGGTTGCTGCCAAATGGAGACATTTTAGTGCGCTTACTCGCTGAAGCCGGAGATTTGAGCATTGGTGATTTTGCCTGAGAGATAGGTAttcatatatatattagaTCGTAAGAGAGAATTATACATACCAGAGACTCCTCCTGATACCTTTAAATTTGACCAGTTCCAGGTTCCTGTGCAAGATCCCTTGCCACAATTTACAGCAACCTTTTGAGCACCACTGTTGACGGAAATAGAAGTTGCTGGAGAGCCAAAGTTGATGTTCTGTATATATCATAAGTCAACTCTATCTATTAATGGCTGTTATAAGTTAATGTGAGCCTCACAGAGATGATGACGCCAGTTCCTGGAGTACCGAGAGTGTCTGGGTAGCTCTGAAAATGACCATATTGGATTAATAATTGACCTAAAAGACTCAACTGTAACCTACCTGGTCAATAATGACACCAAATTGACGGATTCCTGTAGCGGTATTTCCCTACCCGTACGCAAATTAGATCTGTTTAACACATTAAATTTAAATATTAGAAGACGTACAGAGTAGGTGACATTTGTGACAGTGCTTCCAGTAGATGCAGACTTTGTCTTGATGCGAAGAGCTTGATCACTGTAAAGAGCATAGATGAGCGTCTGCAGAACCTTACTTTTGTGAAAGCTCACTTGTTGGTAATGGTATTCCCGGAAATAATGACGCCAGAAACGGTAACATCGGAGTCAATTGATCCCTTCGGTAGCTTCTGTAAACACTTGATTCTCCAATTGAATTGTATAAACACGTACGATAGAAATACCGTGGCCTCCTGTGCAAGAGTTTCCTTTAAAGACAATGTTGGTGCCCTTATTGATCGCAAGGCAGTCATCCTTCATAAAAAGCAGTAAGTCAGAAAAACTTTTGAATAACGAGGTGTCCTTCTCACTTGGTTGTGGATTTGGCTGAAAAGATATATTTATTAGGGGTTCAATATATTGGCCCAATGCTGATCCTTACCTGTTTTGGATGGTAAGGTCGTTAGAGCTAACATCAAATCCGTCTGTGTTGTGGCCTAGAGAAAGCGCAGCAATCAGTGGCGAGCCAATACCCTACAACACCAAGAGAAATACCTGCTGCTTTCCCTCCACTCTTCGAGTTAGGGGCATCTCCTTGGGCTGCAAAGAAGTCAGTTGAAGAATCCCACACGATAACGTGCTCTCCTTACAGTTATCGATGTTTAGGCCAGTCATTGTCAATGCTGCCGGGTTTGAAACTGAGAAAACGCGTCCTGGTGAGTTGACTACCTTAACATTCTAAGAATCAACAGCACACGGGTGAGCTCGGGAAAAACTTGTACAAAATCAATAGTATGTATATACCTCGAAAGTGCCAGAAATTTTAATTCTAAACATAGTTAATATTCTCATCTTGGCTTCCGTATGAACTAAAGACGTACTTCATCATCGGATCCGGCTTTTGGGTACCACCGTTGATACCCTGGCCATCCTAAAAAATATACAAGAGGTTCAGATTTGCACACGGGACTGTGAGATAGGATGCTTACCCAGTAGAATGGGCCTCCTCCGTCGAATTTGTGGCCATTTCCATTGACTAAATTGGAGTTAATATCGTTGGAAAGTGGCACCAAAGTAGTTCAAAGTTTACATACATACGATGTTAGACCCGCTGGAAGCGCAGTGTCAATACCAAGGTTGCATTTGGCGCGAGGAAAACATCCGACTACTGACCTCACTGTGAACAACGGTCCAGCCCAACTTTGGTTGCCGAACAGAATGTCTCCATCTACAAGGAGAATGATTCAATAGGGTTACAGCAAGAACCGAAGGCGATCACCACTTACTCATGGTGACAGTTGTGCCAGAGGCCAAGCTCAGAGACAACCCTTGACCAGCTGGGACAGTAAACCCGTTGAGGGTAATTGAAGTGCATTTCACAGCATTCGCGACGTCTGTTAGAGGGAAGATATGTTACGATACCTTCATAGACTTGAATTATATATGACCTGCCTGCCAGTGAATTGATAGTTGCAGAGCAAGCTGCACTAGCCAAAGAAGCCGCGCCGGAGAGTACCAATACAGAGAGTACAGAGATCATTTTTTTCCTGCGTCAAGTTTAAATCATTGCCTCCCCACTTTATATGTTTGAACTGGAGGGCATATTCTCCAGCAGCGGCCCGGGATGCTATCGAAGAGAACTTGTGGTATCCAGACGACAGTATTCAAAGGCATAACAAGCACCACGAGGAGTCGGACAGAATTGTGACCAAATAAATCCACAAGCTCGCTGTTGATGCATTTGCTGTGCAATAGATTTCCTTTCACAAACCACGTCACCGTCCCAGCTTCTGAGACTGGAGTTGCTCTAGCCGAAATCCAGTATAACCGTCAACTTTTCGTAGAATTGCACAAAAGAAGAACAGCACCTGACGCCCAATGACCATTGCAAAAACTCCGTTGGTGCCTCATTCGCAGTAAATATACACTTCTTATATTGCGGCTTCGACAGCTCCTTGGAATAGC from Psilocybe cubensis strain MGC-MH-2018 chromosome 2, whole genome shotgun sequence encodes the following:
- a CDS encoding Endopolygalacturonase I; the protein is MINGNGHKFDGGGPFYWDGQGINGGTQKPDPMMKIKISGTFENVKVVNSPGRVFSVSNPAALTMTGLNIDNSQGDAPNSKSGGKAAGHNTDGFDVSSNDLTIQNSQIHNQDDCLAINKGTNIVFKGNSCTGGHGISIKLPKGSIDSDVTVSGVIISGNTITNNDQALRIKTKSASTGSTVTNVTYSGNTATGIRQFGVIIDQSYPDTLGTPGTGVIISNINFGSPATSISVNSGAQKVAVNCGKGSCTGTWNWSNLKVSGGVSGKITNAQISGFSE